A part of Chloroflexota bacterium genomic DNA contains:
- a CDS encoding YigZ family protein, translating to MPDFRIVPARRIQTEFIEMNSRFIANAAPAFTVDQAQEFIHHVSEKFPDATHHVPVFLIGHGASVIEHCSDDGEPSGTAGKPALAVLRGSGLGDIAVVITRYFGGTKLGTGGLVRAYSDSMRKVLEELPRAKKLATTTLLFVVPYSLFERVQIVIANFDGFCIEKNFAADVTISVRLPNEHVDRFKDRMTALTQGNIEFITIETRDNTIIPFKTKKVC from the coding sequence ATGCCCGATTTTCGCATTGTTCCTGCGAGAAGAATCCAAACTGAATTTATTGAGATGAATTCCCGGTTCATCGCGAATGCTGCACCTGCGTTTACAGTGGATCAGGCTCAGGAGTTCATCCACCACGTCAGTGAGAAATTTCCAGACGCCACCCACCACGTACCGGTATTCCTGATCGGTCATGGGGCATCTGTGATTGAACATTGCTCAGATGATGGTGAGCCTTCCGGGACGGCTGGGAAGCCGGCTTTGGCTGTTCTGCGGGGAAGTGGCTTGGGGGATATTGCCGTGGTGATCACCCGCTATTTCGGAGGCACCAAACTTGGCACAGGCGGCCTGGTGCGTGCTTATAGTGATAGCATGCGTAAGGTGTTGGAGGAATTACCTCGGGCAAAGAAACTTGCCACAACCACGTTGCTTTTTGTGGTTCCCTATTCCCTTTTTGAACGTGTCCAAATTGTGATTGCCAACTTTGATGGATTTTGCATTGAGAAGAATTTTGCGGCGGATGTGACCATATCCGTTCGGCTGCCAAATGAACATGTTGACCGGTTTAAGGACAGGATGACAGCCCTGACTCAGGGGAATATTGAATTTATTACGATCGAAACCCGCGATAATACAATTATCCCATTCAAGACCAAAAAGGTTTGTTAA
- a CDS encoding ABC transporter ATP-binding protein, with amino-acid sequence MSDMKLLLRFAKKYTWALIITVIASLALVGAQLLIPWLVRNLVSLVTDQSLSTETMQTVTRLALIALIAYVGRGFMQFLRSYMAHIAGWGCVSDARRFVYEHLQKLSLRFYEDKQTGQLMSRVVNDTDLFERMISHAIPDVLVNIITFIGITTILASLNWQLTLYSMAPIPLVILALVGFAKVVRPAFRRRQAKIGELNAVLNDSFAGIREIKAFNRESEQLERVDQGIQNYRVSLLTALKLMAVFQPFIDFSTSIGQLVAIFFGGRMALMGTLSVPDLVAFFLYLEMFYQPIRALGTSWEQVQESLAGFDRISDLLDEQPEVKSSRQSIALSEPVKGTIQLENVSFSYIEGEPVLENINLEIPASNVVALVGPTGVGKSTLVSLIPRFYDINSGAIKLDGVDIQSLDINQLRNKISIVLQDVFLFHGTVRENILFGNPTAKDDDVIHAAQVANAHDFIMDLPNGYDTLIGERGVKLSGGQRQRISIARAILKDSPILILDEATSSVDTETELLIQQALERLMAGRTTIIIAHRLSTVRNADKIVVLEGTQIIEQGSHDDLIARNGLYHRLYTVQENL; translated from the coding sequence ATTTCCGACATGAAACTTCTGCTACGCTTCGCTAAAAAATATACCTGGGCTTTGATCATCACGGTCATCGCAAGCCTGGCCCTCGTCGGTGCACAACTGCTCATTCCCTGGCTAGTCCGCAACCTGGTCAGCCTCGTTACAGACCAATCCCTCAGCACTGAAACCATGCAAACCGTCACCCGGCTTGCGCTGATCGCTCTGATCGCTTATGTCGGCCGCGGGTTCATGCAATTTCTACGCTCATACATGGCTCATATCGCCGGCTGGGGCTGTGTCTCTGATGCCCGCAGATTTGTGTATGAACACCTGCAGAAACTTTCTCTCCGCTTCTACGAAGACAAACAAACCGGCCAATTGATGTCGCGAGTGGTCAATGACACCGACCTCTTTGAGCGGATGATCTCTCATGCCATTCCAGATGTATTAGTCAACATCATCACCTTCATCGGGATCACCACCATCCTGGCAAGTCTCAACTGGCAGCTGACCCTCTATAGCATGGCACCCATTCCCCTGGTCATCCTGGCTTTGGTAGGCTTTGCCAAAGTTGTTCGGCCTGCCTTCCGCAGGCGGCAGGCCAAGATTGGCGAACTGAACGCTGTCCTTAACGACAGCTTTGCCGGAATCCGTGAGATCAAAGCATTCAACCGGGAAAGTGAACAATTGGAACGGGTTGACCAGGGCATTCAGAATTACCGGGTGTCCCTGCTGACAGCCCTCAAGCTGATGGCTGTCTTCCAACCCTTCATAGATTTCTCCACCTCCATTGGCCAATTGGTCGCGATCTTCTTTGGCGGCCGGATGGCCTTAATGGGCACCCTATCCGTGCCGGACCTGGTTGCTTTCTTCCTCTATCTGGAGATGTTCTACCAACCCATCCGTGCCCTGGGCACGTCCTGGGAACAGGTTCAGGAATCGCTGGCAGGCTTCGATCGGATTTCAGATCTACTTGATGAACAACCGGAAGTCAAAAGCTCCCGCCAATCCATTGCTCTGTCCGAACCGGTCAAAGGGACTATTCAACTTGAGAATGTCAGTTTCAGCTACATCGAAGGCGAACCTGTTCTTGAAAATATCAACCTGGAAATCCCAGCCTCCAATGTCGTGGCTTTGGTCGGTCCGACCGGCGTAGGCAAATCCACCCTCGTAAGCCTGATCCCAAGGTTCTATGATATAAACTCCGGTGCGATCAAACTGGATGGCGTAGATATTCAAAGCCTGGATATCAATCAACTCCGCAACAAGATCAGCATCGTCCTGCAGGATGTTTTCCTGTTCCACGGCACCGTTCGTGAGAACATCCTTTTTGGCAACCCCACTGCCAAGGATGATGATGTCATCCATGCAGCGCAGGTGGCAAACGCCCACGATTTCATCATGGACTTACCCAATGGTTATGACACCCTCATTGGTGAACGCGGCGTGAAGCTTTCCGGCGGTCAGCGCCAACGCATTTCCATCGCCCGGGCCATCCTAAAAGATTCCCCCATTCTGATCCTGGATGAAGCAACTTCCTCTGTGGATACCGAGACTGAACTCCTGATCCAACAGGCCCTCGAACGCTTGATGGCAGGTCGGACAACCATCATCATCGCTCATCGGCTTTCAACTGTGCGCAATGCAGATAAAATTGTAGTTTTGGAGGGAACGCAAATCATCGAGCAGGGATCACACGATGACCTGATTGCAAGGAACGGTCTCTATCACCGCCTGTATACCGTTCAGGAAAATCTATAA
- a CDS encoding helix-turn-helix domain-containing protein, translated as MATLGQKLRELRHQRGFKLNEVAEGADLSISFISLIERDKASISVENLQKLANFYNVRLFQIFQDIEEEDAFVVRKSQMEQLGEYSNPALPFLYLLSPEENLSFKSILVYIPPAAYHESVQIQKGEAFLLVKEGTLKVDLPNKKPLLLHEGDSAHLTSFKGTILSSANDNKAVKLLVVASATVQHLDLQGDLLSYQVVE; from the coding sequence ATGGCTACTCTCGGTCAAAAACTACGTGAACTTAGACATCAACGAGGCTTCAAACTCAATGAAGTTGCTGAAGGTGCAGACCTTTCCATCTCTTTCATTTCTCTGATTGAACGCGATAAAGCATCAATCTCCGTCGAAAACCTTCAAAAATTGGCAAACTTCTATAACGTCCGGCTCTTCCAGATTTTCCAGGACATTGAAGAAGAAGATGCCTTCGTCGTTCGGAAGAGTCAGATGGAGCAATTAGGCGAATACAGCAACCCCGCCCTGCCCTTCCTCTATCTGCTCTCACCGGAAGAGAATCTCTCCTTCAAATCCATTCTGGTCTATATCCCGCCGGCGGCTTACCATGAAAGCGTCCAGATCCAGAAAGGTGAGGCTTTCCTGTTGGTCAAAGAAGGCACCCTCAAAGTGGACCTGCCTAACAAAAAGCCGCTCCTTCTGCATGAAGGTGACAGCGCTCATCTGACCAGTTTCAAAGGCACGATCCTTTCCAGTGCCAATGACAATAAAGCTGTCAAGCTGCTCGTGGTCGCATCTGCCACCGTCCAACATCTGGACCTGCAGGGTGATCTCCTCTCCTATCAAGTCGTAGAGTAG
- a CDS encoding metal-dependent transcriptional regulator — protein MMSVVPSSSDQKMTNERPSPTIEDYLGVIYTLDRNGDRVISARLAQSLDVSAPTVAATLKRMQRDGWVILDDHKEIQLTPSGRSAAMNVIRRHMLTEWMLSRMLKLPLSEIHREAHQIEHTLSPEVAERLQAELEDPRFCPHGNPLPGFEDEAENWVPLSSLDPGETAVVRRIQESLEEDYDVLTFLESKGVVPGAQFEVMELLPFNETVMVSIEGNDVILGLRLASEIYVNKLE, from the coding sequence ATGATGTCAGTTGTTCCCAGTTCAAGCGATCAAAAGATGACCAACGAACGTCCCAGCCCAACAATTGAAGATTATCTGGGTGTGATCTACACCCTGGACCGCAATGGTGACCGAGTGATCTCTGCTCGTTTGGCCCAGTCATTGGACGTTTCTGCACCTACGGTTGCGGCCACGCTCAAAAGGATGCAGCGAGATGGCTGGGTGATCCTAGATGACCATAAGGAAATCCAACTAACACCTTCTGGACGATCAGCGGCAATGAATGTGATTCGCCGTCACATGCTCACAGAGTGGATGCTTTCCAGGATGTTGAAATTGCCTCTGTCGGAGATCCATCGTGAAGCGCATCAAATTGAGCATACGCTATCTCCTGAAGTTGCAGAACGACTCCAGGCGGAACTGGAAGATCCCCGATTTTGTCCGCATGGCAACCCATTGCCTGGATTTGAAGATGAAGCTGAAAACTGGGTGCCGCTTTCCAGTTTGGACCCAGGTGAGACGGCGGTTGTCAGGCGGATTCAGGAAAGTCTCGAAGAAGACTATGACGTCTTGACTTTCCTTGAGTCAAAAGGAGTGGTTCCCGGTGCGCAATTTGAGGTGATGGAATTGCTGCCCTTTAATGAGACAGTGATGGTTTCAATTGAAGGAAATGATGTAATCCTTGGATTGCGATTGGCATCTGAGATTTACGTGAATAAATTGGAGTGA
- a CDS encoding DUF692 family protein, translated as MKLAVNFSNPLVNLIKTKEIQVDLIKCPDWEGMLEEALPYGPVTIHFSLDAGLGNTLTADFERIDKFIAETDTPHVNTHLVTPRSCTPEDPTELQRVNDIWHEEINSMVAHFGPDRVVLEHYPFTMATPYIAPAVDPVAFSEVIADTNCQFLLDLAHARITADTLGMDVKEYIRQLPVDRLTEMHITGIRPFGGVLTDHFGMEDGAWEILEWALNEIRSGQWKKPRIVAFEYGGVGDVFVWRTDKNTIKEQVPRLYDLVHQNS; from the coding sequence ATGAAATTAGCCGTCAATTTCTCAAATCCATTGGTCAATCTGATTAAAACCAAAGAGATCCAGGTGGACCTTATCAAATGCCCTGATTGGGAAGGGATGCTCGAAGAAGCGCTACCCTACGGGCCGGTCACCATCCACTTTAGCCTGGATGCTGGCCTGGGCAATACCCTCACAGCGGATTTTGAGCGAATTGATAAATTCATTGCCGAAACGGACACTCCCCATGTGAACACCCACCTGGTGACCCCCCGTAGTTGCACGCCTGAGGATCCCACCGAACTACAAAGGGTTAACGACATATGGCATGAGGAAATTAACAGTATGGTGGCGCATTTCGGCCCGGATCGAGTCGTTCTGGAACACTACCCTTTCACCATGGCAACCCCCTATATCGCCCCTGCCGTGGACCCTGTGGCTTTCTCCGAGGTGATCGCCGATACCAACTGCCAGTTCCTGCTGGATTTGGCCCACGCCCGCATCACAGCGGATACCCTCGGGATGGATGTCAAGGAATATATCCGCCAATTGCCCGTTGACCGCCTGACGGAAATGCACATTACCGGAATCCGCCCCTTTGGCGGCGTCCTCACCGATCACTTCGGAATGGAAGATGGCGCCTGGGAAATTCTGGAATGGGCGCTGAATGAAATCCGGTCAGGGCAGTGGAAAAAGCCCCGCATCGTTGCATTTGAATACGGCGGCGTGGGAGATGTATTTGTCTGGCGGACAGACAAGAACACCATCAAGGAACAAGTCCCCCGCCTTTACGATTTGGTGCACCAGAACAGCTAA
- a CDS encoding ABC transporter ATP-binding protein, which produces MSTYNELEEKEYGKLTGQVFKRLVQVLKPHWKWVLGFLLCIAVVSVIDAFTTYLSKSLIDNGIIAGDRQAVVRTILIYAVMVIFQAACAFGFIYLVGILAERVRYDLRKSMFNHLQELSLSYFSQTPVGWIMSRLGSDTERLADLLTWGILDMTWAIINITTAAVFMFIINAKLATIVVVMLPLLVVIAFRFRKVILKHYRESRKMNSKITGAFNESITGVRVIKALGREESNLEEFGELSKGMYNASFKAAWLSALFLPTVQVISAMGLGIVLWQSGMQVQIGSMTIGGIQAFVSYITFIMWPIQDMARVYAQMQNAVASAERIFSLIDTEPEVKDIPRTVDTETIQGDIRFEDVHFHYEENDPVIKGLDFHVRHGEMVALVGPTGGGKTTIVNLLCRFYEPKKGKIYLNDIDYKEMKLLDIQSRIGMVLQTPHLFSGSIQDNIRYGKLNATEEEILEAAKLAGAHDFIMSFEHGYNQDVGEGGNLLSVGQKQLISIARAILAKPELFIMDEATSSVDTLTEALIQRGMDQLMKDRTSFVIAHRLSTIKRADKIIVIEDGQIMEMGTHSELIKLKGKYYNLYTKQFRHELEAQYDYFKESEPVEAS; this is translated from the coding sequence GTGTCAACCTATAACGAACTCGAAGAAAAGGAATATGGCAAACTGACCGGCCAGGTTTTCAAACGCCTGGTCCAGGTTCTCAAACCGCACTGGAAGTGGGTTCTGGGTTTCCTGCTCTGCATTGCAGTCGTCTCTGTCATTGACGCCTTCACAACATATCTAAGTAAAAGCCTGATTGACAACGGTATCATAGCCGGTGATAGACAGGCTGTCGTCCGCACCATTCTGATTTATGCCGTTATGGTCATTTTTCAGGCTGCCTGCGCTTTTGGTTTCATCTACCTGGTTGGGATCCTAGCTGAACGCGTCCGCTATGACCTGCGCAAGAGCATGTTCAATCACCTGCAGGAACTCTCCCTGTCCTATTTCAGCCAGACTCCAGTAGGCTGGATCATGTCCCGCCTCGGTTCGGATACTGAAAGGCTCGCTGACCTGCTTACCTGGGGCATTCTAGATATGACCTGGGCCATCATCAATATCACCACGGCAGCCGTATTCATGTTCATCATCAACGCCAAGCTCGCCACCATCGTGGTTGTGATGCTGCCCTTGCTGGTCGTGATTGCTTTCCGGTTCCGAAAGGTCATCCTGAAGCACTACCGCGAATCCCGCAAGATGAACTCCAAGATCACCGGCGCTTTCAATGAATCCATCACCGGTGTCAGGGTCATCAAAGCCCTTGGCCGTGAGGAATCCAACCTGGAAGAATTTGGCGAGCTCTCCAAGGGGATGTACAATGCCAGCTTCAAGGCCGCCTGGCTTTCAGCCCTGTTCCTGCCCACCGTGCAGGTCATCAGTGCTATGGGCCTGGGGATCGTCCTTTGGCAAAGCGGTATGCAGGTGCAGATCGGCAGCATGACCATTGGTGGTATTCAGGCGTTTGTCTCCTATATCACCTTCATCATGTGGCCCATTCAGGATATGGCTCGGGTTTATGCCCAGATGCAGAATGCCGTTGCTTCCGCGGAACGTATTTTTAGCCTGATTGATACCGAACCGGAAGTCAAAGACATCCCCCGGACCGTTGATACCGAGACAATTCAGGGCGACATCCGCTTTGAGGATGTCCACTTCCACTATGAGGAAAATGATCCCGTCATCAAGGGCCTGGATTTTCATGTGCGGCACGGTGAAATGGTCGCGCTGGTCGGCCCAACCGGTGGCGGCAAGACCACCATCGTCAACCTGCTCTGTCGGTTCTATGAACCCAAGAAGGGCAAGATTTACCTGAACGACATCGACTACAAGGAAATGAAGTTGCTGGATATCCAATCCCGGATTGGTATGGTGCTGCAGACGCCTCACCTCTTCAGCGGGTCCATCCAAGACAATATCCGCTATGGCAAGCTGAACGCCACGGAAGAGGAGATTCTTGAAGCGGCAAAATTGGCCGGTGCGCATGACTTCATCATGTCATTTGAACACGGCTACAACCAGGATGTGGGTGAAGGTGGTAACCTGCTCTCTGTCGGGCAGAAACAGCTCATCAGTATCGCCCGCGCCATCCTCGCCAAACCTGAACTTTTCATCATGGATGAAGCCACCAGTTCAGTGGATACCCTGACCGAAGCCCTGATCCAGCGTGGTATGGATCAATTGATGAAAGATCGAACCAGCTTCGTGATCGCCCATAGGCTCTCAACCATTAAAAGGGCTGATAAGATCATCGTGATCGAAGATGGTCAGATCATGGAGATGGGCACGCATAGTGAATTGATCAAGCTCAAAGGCAAGTACTACAATCTCTACACCAAGCAGTTCCGCCACGAGCTTGAAGCCCAATATGATTATTTCAAAGAGTCGGAGCCCGTTGAGGCAAGCTGA
- a CDS encoding ABC transporter ATP-binding protein: protein MLGLWRMMKGYRWLYLGATATLAVATIARTNVYLVLQKFIDNVVVAGNYGRELLIIILSFFGLALLQGVFSFLSGWMASKTAESITRRLRNYLFDHLQRLPYAYHAESKTGDLISRSTSDVDAINRFYSEQAIGIGRILLMFVVNFVALMELNQKLALISVVAIPVIIGTSIFFFSKVSKAYEKYQEQEATLSSRLQENLTGIRVVKAFARQGYESYKFDRENWEKFRLGKKLLSIHSLFWPVSDLICGAQMLTSFFVGAIMAVNGEITVGTYIAFASLVIWIIWPMRGLGRLIVQTSTGLVSYKRVAHILEQTRESLTEGSYEPEADVKGEIVFDHVSFEYETDNPVLKDISFTCQSGNVIALLGSTGSGKTSLVNLLPRFYDPTSGVITLDGVNLTDYPRKFLRSQIGIVEQEPFLFSRSIKENITYGVHRKVSDEEVIQAAKFAAIHDVIEEFPNGYETLVGERGVTLSGGQKQRVAIARALLKNPRILILDDSTSSVDTETEAHIRSALEHLMEDRTTFIIAHRIQSVMDADLILVFDKGEIVQHGTHDQLMEEIGIYRDIYDIQTRIEVELEKDIASVNL, encoded by the coding sequence ATGTTGGGACTTTGGCGGATGATGAAGGGCTATCGCTGGCTCTATTTAGGTGCAACGGCCACTTTGGCAGTCGCAACCATCGCCCGCACGAACGTCTACCTGGTGCTGCAGAAATTTATTGATAATGTCGTCGTTGCCGGGAATTATGGCCGGGAACTTCTGATCATTATCCTGAGTTTCTTTGGATTGGCTTTGTTGCAAGGGGTATTCTCCTTCCTTTCAGGCTGGATGGCTTCAAAAACCGCCGAAAGCATCACCCGCAGGCTCAGGAATTACCTCTTTGACCATCTGCAACGGCTGCCCTATGCTTACCATGCTGAATCCAAAACTGGTGACCTGATATCCCGATCTACCTCTGACGTGGATGCCATCAATCGCTTCTATAGCGAACAGGCGATTGGGATTGGGCGCATCCTGTTGATGTTCGTGGTGAACTTCGTTGCCCTGATGGAACTCAACCAGAAATTAGCGCTGATCTCTGTGGTCGCCATCCCGGTCATCATTGGGACATCGATCTTCTTCTTCAGCAAGGTCTCCAAGGCTTACGAGAAATATCAGGAGCAGGAAGCCACCCTCAGCAGCCGGCTACAGGAAAATCTGACTGGCATCCGGGTTGTGAAAGCCTTCGCCCGGCAGGGTTATGAGAGCTACAAGTTCGACCGCGAGAATTGGGAGAAGTTCCGTCTGGGCAAGAAATTGCTCTCGATCCATTCCCTCTTCTGGCCGGTATCGGACCTGATCTGCGGTGCACAGATGCTGACGTCATTCTTCGTGGGCGCGATCATGGCCGTGAATGGTGAGATCACCGTCGGCACCTATATCGCCTTCGCCTCTCTGGTCATCTGGATCATCTGGCCAATGCGTGGTTTAGGCCGTCTGATCGTGCAGACCTCAACAGGCCTTGTGTCCTATAAGCGTGTCGCGCACATTTTGGAACAAACCCGTGAATCACTCACGGAGGGAAGTTATGAACCCGAAGCTGACGTGAAGGGTGAGATCGTCTTTGATCATGTCAGTTTTGAATATGAAACCGATAACCCGGTGCTCAAGGACATCAGTTTCACCTGTCAGTCTGGGAACGTGATTGCCCTCCTGGGGTCCACCGGCTCAGGCAAGACTTCCCTGGTCAACCTGCTGCCCCGCTTCTATGACCCCACCAGCGGTGTGATCACCCTGGATGGCGTGAACCTGACCGATTATCCGCGCAAGTTTCTCCGCTCACAGATCGGGATCGTTGAACAGGAACCCTTCCTCTTCTCCCGCTCGATCAAGGAGAACATCACCTATGGCGTTCATCGTAAGGTCTCGGATGAAGAGGTCATTCAGGCGGCGAAATTTGCTGCCATCCATGATGTCATTGAAGAATTTCCGAACGGCTATGAAACTCTTGTTGGCGAGCGTGGTGTAACGCTTTCCGGTGGGCAGAAGCAGCGCGTGGCGATCGCCCGGGCGCTTCTCAAGAATCCCCGCATCCTGATCCTGGATGACTCCACCTCCAGTGTGGATACGGAAACCGAAGCTCACATCCGCTCCGCCCTGGAGCACCTGATGGAAGATCGCACAACCTTCATCATTGCCCATCGGATCCAGTCCGTGATGGATGCCGACCTGATCCTGGTCTTTGATAAAGGTGAGATCGTCCAACACGGCACCCATGACCAACTTATGGAAGAAATTGGAATCTACCGGGATATTTATGATATCCAAACCCGGATAGAAGTTGAATTAGAAAAGGATATTGCCAGTGTCAACCTATAA